Genomic window (Synergistaceae bacterium):
AGAATCTCATTATATTTTGGGTATTATGGGTGATGAAATGATACAGGGTATAGGAATAGATTTGTGCGACATAACAAGAATTGAGAAAGCCCTTAAACACAAAGGCTTTAAAGAACGTGTCTTCTCAGAAGAAGAAATTGAGTATGCTGAATCTAAAGCAATGCCTGCAAGACATTTTGCGGCATCATTTGCTGCAAAAGAAGCAATGGCTAAAGCGACAGGATGGGGAATAATTGGTTTAGGTTTAAATTCTCTTTATGTGAGACGTACAAAAAACGGACCGAAGTTTATTTTTAGTGAAGAAACAGCAGAGAAACTCTATAAATTTAATATTTCTAATGTTCTCTTATCTATCTCTCATGAGGGCGATATGGCAGTCGCCATGGTGGTTTTAGAGAAAAGAAATGCGTAAATTCTATTATCCCTCAGACATAAGAAATGCTGATACAAGGGCTATTGAAGAGTTCCATTTTTCTTCCACCGAATTAATGGATAGTGCCGGAAAAAACGCTGCAGAAATAATAATTAAACGATTTTCCAACGAAAAGAAAATAGTAATACTCTGTGGCCCAGGAAATAATGGTGGAGACGGCTTTGTAGTAGCAAAACATCTCCTTATGTCAAAAAGAGAAGTTTGTGTCATAACTGCAATACAGTTAGAAGAGTACAAAAGAGATGCTAAAAAGAAGTTAGAAGAACTTATAAATCTCAATTTAAATGACATTGTTGTTAAAGCTTCTATTGATATCAAAGACGAACAAATATCAGAAATTGTTTGCGAATCTGATTTATGTGTAGATGCTCTATTGGGAACAGGAACGAGTGGTTCCCCACGCAAAGAGGTATTGCGCTTGATAAAACTAATTCCACCGAGAACTAGAGTAGTATCTTTAGATATTCCTTCGGGTATAGAACCTTTTTCTGGCGAAGTATCAAATAATTGCATCAAATCAGAAATAACAATAACTTTTCTTGCTCCCAAAACCGGCATGTCTCTACTTCCCGCAAGGAATATGTGCGGAGAAATAATAACAGTAGACATTGGTATATCACACAAAGAACTATTAACAGCAGTGAATTGTCTTTCATCTTATACTAGAGACGATTTAGAAAATTTTATTCCTGCCGTTTCTAGAGATATACATAAGGGGGATAGAGGTGCAGTCCTTATATTAGGTGGCAGTATGAATTATAGAGGGGCCCCTCTATTTTCAGCACGTGCAGCACTTAGATCTGGAGCTGGCCTAGTTGTATTGGCTGTACCAGACTTTATGATAAGCAGTACAGCGGCAATTTTGCCGGAAGCCATACTAGTACCGCTTAAAACAAAAGCAGACATGATTATTCCTGATCTTGTTCCTGAAGCTCTGTCATTTTGGAAAGAAAAATGTGATGTCGCAGTATTTGGTCCGGGAATCGGGAGATATTCATCCGTGAAAGAACTATTAAGCTGGTTTTGGAATAAATGGGAGAAACCTCTTATAGTGGACGCAGATGCTCTTTCATTTATAGAAAGAGAATTATTGCCCTACAAATCAAACATAATAATTACTCCTCATGCGGCAGAAGCTGCGTCTATATTAAAATGTTCTGTAGAAGAAGTAAATAATGCAAGGCTTAACACTTCTTTAGAATTGGCTAAAATCTCTGGAGTGGCGTTACTAAAGGGTATGGACACTATTATTTCAAAAAACAAGTCTCTCGGTTTAATAAGAGAAGGATCTCCTTCTCTTGCTGTGCCAGGTTCAGGGGACGTTTTGAATGGAGCAATTGCTGCATTTTGTGCAAAAGGGAAAGATGTATTTGAATCAACTATAGCTGGGGCATTGCTTCACGCTGTTGCTGGTGCAAACATAGAGACAAAAAAGGGTATAACAGGAATTCTTGCAAGGGAAATAGCTGATGAATTACAAAGTGTTATCAACATCTAAGTCTTTAATAAATGTCATTTCTTCAGAAGAGAGTGAGGCCGTCGGCTATTTACTCGGAAAAAACCTAAATCCTGGATTTACGGTGTTACTTTATGGTACTCTTGGCGCTGGAAAAACGCAGCTAACAAAAGGAATAGGAAGGGCGCTTGGAGTAAAGAACATCAAAAGTCCATCATTCATTATAGTTTCAGAGCATGAATCTCATCCACCACTTATCCATGTAGATTTATACCGCTTAGAAAAAGAAATAGAGGTAGATTTCTTGGATTTAGAAAATTACATAGAACAGGAATGCATTCTTATTGTCGAGTGGGCAGAAAAATGGAATACTTTATTTAAAAAAGATGCGTTTAAAATAAAAATTGAAAAAAACAGTAAAAGTGATGATGGTCGGCAAATCACAATAGAAGCAATAGGTGATGCCGCCATAAGAATATTAGCCCGAATAAATTTAGCCTTAGAAGAGGTCAATAAATAATGATAGTTCTTGGGATTGATTGTGCTACAAAAAACACGAATATTGGTTTGATACAAGATAAAGAAGTATTAGGAGAATTTTCAGAAGAACTCGGTAGAAAACAAGCACAGAAACTTCCGTTTATAGTTGAAGATCTTCTTACTAAAGCATCAGTTAGTTTAAATGATATTAACTATATTTCGGTAACAAATGGCCCTGGATATTACACAGGCATCAGAACAGGGATAGCTTATTCAGGAGCCTTGGGAGAGGCTCTGGGAATAAAAATAATACCCATCTCAACAATGTTGTCATTTGTATATGATTTACGAAAAGAATACCGATATCTAGCCCCTGTAATTAAGGCAAGGCAACTAAGCTTATATTGTGCACTATATAAATTTAATGATGAAAATATAGAGGAGATAATAAAGCCCTCATTCTGTAAGGCTAAAGATTTTGCCATAAGATTGAAAGATTTTGAGCAAGCAGTGATAGTAGGAAGTGATAGAGAGCTTTACGTAGATATAGACCAACTACCACATAGGCATCTTAATCGAGTATCTGGGCCCGGCAGAAATATAGCTATTTTAGGCTCTGTGATGTTAAAGAAAGCTGTAAACTCGGAGGAATTAAAGGGTAACTATTTACGCGCTCCGGATATTGGAGCGTCTATAGGATAAATAGCTAAATATAAAAAACATTCTATATAATTTATATAAGGGTGATTATATTGTCGAAAAAATTTGAAGTATCAATAGAAGAGAAATGGTGCAAGGGATGTGGACTTTGTGTCTATTCCTGCCCACGTGGAGTGCTTGAACTTAACGAAATCTCAAAATGTGCTGTTATTAACCCGGAGGACTGTATAGGCTGTTTACAGTGTGAAAATATTTGTCCGGACTTGGCAATAACAGTAAAGGAGCAATAATATGTCGAAAATAGATTTCTGGCAGGGTAATAAAGCAGTCGCCATGGGGGGCCTTATGGCAGGTTGTTCTTTTTTTGCTGGTTATCCTATTACACCTTCAACCGAAATAATGGAAATTATGTCGGAAGAGTTGCCTAAGATTGGCGGGAAATTTATCCAGATGGAAGATGAAATAGCTGGTATTGCCGCTGCGTTAGGTGCCTCCATTGCTGGGAAAAAAGCAATGACCGCGAGCTCTGGCCCTGGAATTTCTCTTAAACAAGAATTATTGGGATATGCATATATGGCTGAAATACCTGTTGTAGTCGTCAATGTGCAGAGAGGAGGACCTTCTACGGGGCTTCCTACGATGGCTTCACAAGGCGATGTTATGCAGGCGAAGTGGGGAACTCACGGAGATCACGCGACCATTGCTTATGCTCCTTCTTCTGTGCAAGAATGTTACACAATGACAATAAGGGCCTTTAATATGTCTGAACGCTTTAGACAGCCGGTTTTT
Coding sequences:
- the acpS gene encoding holo-ACP synthase, with product MIQGIGIDLCDITRIEKALKHKGFKERVFSEEEIEYAESKAMPARHFAASFAAKEAMAKATGWGIIGLGLNSLYVRRTKNGPKFIFSEETAEKLYKFNISNVLLSISHEGDMAVAMVVLEKRNA
- a CDS encoding NAD(P)H-hydrate dehydratase; protein product: MRKFYYPSDIRNADTRAIEEFHFSSTELMDSAGKNAAEIIIKRFSNEKKIVILCGPGNNGGDGFVVAKHLLMSKREVCVITAIQLEEYKRDAKKKLEELINLNLNDIVVKASIDIKDEQISEIVCESDLCVDALLGTGTSGSPRKEVLRLIKLIPPRTRVVSLDIPSGIEPFSGEVSNNCIKSEITITFLAPKTGMSLLPARNMCGEIITVDIGISHKELLTAVNCLSSYTRDDLENFIPAVSRDIHKGDRGAVLILGGSMNYRGAPLFSARAALRSGAGLVVLAVPDFMISSTAAILPEAILVPLKTKADMIIPDLVPEALSFWKEKCDVAVFGPGIGRYSSVKELLSWFWNKWEKPLIVDADALSFIERELLPYKSNIIITPHAAEAASILKCSVEEVNNARLNTSLELAKISGVALLKGMDTIISKNKSLGLIREGSPSLAVPGSGDVLNGAIAAFCAKGKDVFESTIAGALLHAVAGANIETKKGITGILAREIADELQSVINI
- the tsaE gene encoding tRNA (adenosine(37)-N6)-threonylcarbamoyltransferase complex ATPase subunit type 1 TsaE — protein: MNYKVLSTSKSLINVISSEESEAVGYLLGKNLNPGFTVLLYGTLGAGKTQLTKGIGRALGVKNIKSPSFIIVSEHESHPPLIHVDLYRLEKEIEVDFLDLENYIEQECILIVEWAEKWNTLFKKDAFKIKIEKNSKSDDGRQITIEAIGDAAIRILARINLALEEVNK
- the tsaB gene encoding tRNA (adenosine(37)-N6)-threonylcarbamoyltransferase complex dimerization subunit type 1 TsaB, whose translation is MIVLGIDCATKNTNIGLIQDKEVLGEFSEELGRKQAQKLPFIVEDLLTKASVSLNDINYISVTNGPGYYTGIRTGIAYSGALGEALGIKIIPISTMLSFVYDLRKEYRYLAPVIKARQLSLYCALYKFNDENIEEIIKPSFCKAKDFAIRLKDFEQAVIVGSDRELYVDIDQLPHRHLNRVSGPGRNIAILGSVMLKKAVNSEELKGNYLRAPDIGASIG
- a CDS encoding 4Fe-4S binding protein, with product MSKKFEVSIEEKWCKGCGLCVYSCPRGVLELNEISKCAVINPEDCIGCLQCENICPDLAITVKEQ